One stretch of Acholeplasma laidlawii PG-8A DNA includes these proteins:
- a CDS encoding glycerophosphodiester phosphodiesterase family protein, translated as MKTMIKKYPNTKFIAHRGLPSKVLENTLEGFKKAAKLPFFGIETDIHLNP; from the coding sequence ATGAAAACAATGATAAAAAAATACCCAAACACCAAATTTATTGCACATAGAGGACTTCCCTCAAAAGTATTAGAAAATACCCTAGAAGGTTTTAAAAAGGCTGCAAAGCTACCTTTTTTTGGCATTGAAACTGATATTCATCTGAACCCTTGA
- a CDS encoding glycerophosphodiester phosphodiesterase, with protein MDLNINETSYEVLSTLKLKDTYKIPLLDAYIDICKTYHKEAIIELKPKFSLDQIKFFIEKIEAHDYLDHVIFISFHRENLVQLKSILKICNIQILTDTFDEDIFNFLIKHRFDLSIHHSQVTKDLINLLHKNDIKISTWTVNDKVLMESLAKLGIDYITTDGI; from the coding sequence ATCGATTTAAACATCAATGAGACAAGTTATGAGGTGCTTAGTACTCTTAAACTTAAAGACACATATAAAATACCTTTACTTGATGCATACATTGATATTTGTAAAACCTATCACAAAGAAGCAATCATCGAGCTAAAACCAAAATTTAGCTTAGATCAAATTAAATTCTTTATTGAAAAGATTGAAGCACATGATTATTTAGACCATGTCATTTTTATTTCTTTTCATCGAGAAAACCTAGTTCAATTAAAATCCATATTAAAAATATGTAATATTCAAATATTAACAGATACATTTGATGAAGACATATTTAATTTTTTAATTAAGCATAGATTTGATTTATCTATACATCATAGTCAGGTAACCAAAGACTTAATTAATTTACTACATAAAAATGATATAAAAATTAGTACATGGACAGTAAATGATAAGGTTTTAATGGAAAGTTTAGCAAAATTAGGTATTGACTATATTACAACAGACGGTATATAA
- a CDS encoding integral membrane protein — protein MDDNLQLYLNMFFIFLASGLINFWLSGVLSKKNKWLVFIIPGIVLAISVAFLILGITANDDTGWAALGYLLISGFTLFVFIGTLISSIILFFRHKVK, from the coding sequence ATGGATGATAATCTACAGTTATACTTAAATATGTTTTTCATTTTTCTTGCAAGTGGTTTGATTAACTTCTGGTTAAGTGGTGTACTTTCAAAAAAGAATAAATGGTTGGTCTTTATCATACCAGGTATAGTTTTAGCTATATCTGTAGCATTTTTGATTCTAGGTATTACAGCCAATGATGATACTGGATGGGCTGCACTAGGCTATTTACTCATCTCTGGTTTTACTTTATTTGTCTTTATTGGTACACTAATTTCATCTATAATTCTCTTCTTTAGACATAAAGTTAAGTAA
- a CDS encoding polyribonucleotide nucleotidyltransferase, with protein sequence MSKQVFETTLAGKPLRVEVGEIAKQANGAAMIYYGDTVVLSTAVAKAKVGQTDFFPLMVIYAEKQYAAGKIPGGFFRREGRPSEVETLTSRLIDRPLRPLFDDGYRNEVQVVNTVLSSDPEASSQMAAMLGSSIALEISNIPFMGPIAGAHVGRIDGQFVLNPSSEQLNVSDIDLIVAGTKDAINMVEAGAKQVSEEVMLEAILFGHEAIKELCAFQETIKKAFGVEKVEPELLSLNQAIFDEVFAYKGKELVKAVSLVDKQERYDVIDAIKDEVVAHFEQRNFWMTVDGKEVLDADQKKELMNQVKVSLDRIVTKEVRRLITEDKVRPDGRGLDEIRPLASSVDLLPRTHGSALFTRGQTQALGIVTLGSLNENQIIDGLEQETVTKRFMLHYNFPPFSVGETGRYGAPGRREIGHGALGERALLQVLPSEDEFPYAIRVVSEITESNGSSSQATICVGSMALMAAGVPIKAPVAGIAMGLIMDGEHYSILSDIQGMEDHEGDMDFKVAGTKDGITALQMDIKIQGITTEIMKEALEQARKGRLHILSHMNTVISETRTELSAFAPKVKMIRINPDKIRDVIGAGGKIITQIIEDHNNVKIDIEQDGRVFIMHTDSAWLNKTAAYIESLVREAKVGELYEAKVTRLLMDKDGKKIQGVFAEIFPGTEGLVHISKWEKERTESLDGKVKVGDQILVKVVKIDERGRVDLSRKDAL encoded by the coding sequence ATGTCTAAACAAGTATTTGAAACAACACTTGCTGGGAAACCACTAAGAGTTGAAGTCGGCGAAATTGCTAAACAAGCAAATGGCGCTGCAATGATTTATTATGGTGACACTGTTGTATTATCAACTGCTGTTGCTAAAGCGAAAGTGGGTCAAACTGACTTTTTCCCACTTATGGTAATTTATGCAGAAAAACAATATGCTGCAGGTAAAATTCCTGGTGGATTCTTCAGAAGAGAAGGTAGACCATCAGAAGTTGAAACATTGACATCAAGATTAATTGATAGACCATTACGTCCATTATTTGACGATGGTTATAGAAATGAAGTTCAAGTTGTGAATACAGTGTTATCATCAGATCCTGAAGCATCAAGCCAAATGGCTGCAATGCTCGGTTCATCGATTGCACTTGAAATTTCAAATATTCCATTCATGGGACCAATCGCTGGTGCACATGTTGGTCGTATTGATGGACAATTCGTATTAAATCCATCTTCAGAACAATTAAATGTATCAGACATCGATTTAATCGTTGCAGGTACAAAAGATGCAATTAACATGGTTGAAGCAGGCGCTAAACAAGTATCTGAAGAAGTTATGTTAGAAGCTATTTTATTTGGTCATGAAGCAATCAAAGAATTATGTGCTTTCCAAGAAACAATTAAAAAAGCTTTTGGAGTTGAAAAAGTAGAACCTGAATTACTAAGTCTTAATCAAGCAATCTTTGATGAAGTATTTGCTTACAAAGGTAAAGAATTAGTTAAAGCTGTTTCACTTGTTGACAAACAAGAACGTTATGATGTAATTGATGCAATCAAAGACGAAGTAGTAGCGCACTTTGAACAAAGAAATTTCTGGATGACAGTAGATGGTAAAGAAGTGCTAGATGCTGATCAAAAGAAAGAATTAATGAATCAAGTTAAAGTTTCTTTAGACAGAATTGTAACTAAAGAAGTTAGACGCCTTATTACTGAAGATAAAGTAAGACCTGATGGCCGTGGTTTAGATGAAATTAGACCACTTGCATCCTCAGTTGATTTATTACCAAGAACTCATGGTTCTGCACTATTTACAAGAGGTCAAACTCAAGCTTTAGGTATAGTCACATTAGGTTCATTAAATGAAAATCAAATTATTGATGGTTTAGAACAAGAAACAGTTACAAAACGCTTCATGTTACATTATAACTTCCCACCATTTTCAGTAGGTGAAACAGGTCGTTATGGTGCACCTGGACGTCGTGAAATTGGTCACGGTGCTTTAGGAGAACGTGCTTTATTACAAGTATTACCTTCTGAAGATGAATTCCCATATGCAATCCGTGTAGTATCTGAAATTACTGAATCTAACGGTTCAAGTTCTCAAGCTACAATTTGTGTAGGCTCTATGGCTTTAATGGCTGCTGGTGTTCCAATTAAAGCGCCAGTTGCAGGTATCGCAATGGGCTTAATCATGGACGGTGAACATTACTCAATTTTAAGTGATATTCAAGGTATGGAAGACCATGAAGGCGATATGGACTTTAAAGTTGCAGGTACTAAAGATGGTATTACTGCACTTCAAATGGATATCAAAATTCAAGGTATTACAACTGAGATTATGAAAGAAGCATTAGAACAAGCTCGTAAGGGTAGACTTCATATTCTTTCACACATGAACACTGTAATTAGTGAAACAAGAACTGAATTAAGTGCATTCGCACCTAAAGTTAAGATGATTCGTATTAATCCAGATAAGATTAGAGACGTTATCGGTGCTGGTGGTAAGATCATTACTCAAATCATTGAAGATCATAACAACGTTAAAATTGATATTGAACAAGATGGTAGAGTATTCATTATGCATACTGACTCTGCATGGTTAAACAAAACTGCTGCTTACATCGAAAGTTTAGTAAGAGAAGCTAAAGTTGGCGAACTATATGAAGCTAAAGTAACACGCTTATTAATGGATAAAGATGGTAAGAAAATTCAAGGTGTATTTGCTGAAATCTTCCCAGGAACTGAAGGATTAGTCCACATTTCTAAATGGGAAAAAGAAAGAACAGAATCTTTAGATGGTAAAGTTAAAGTTGGTGATCAAATCTTAGTTAAAGTTGTTAAGATTGATGAACGTGGACGTGTTGACTTATCAAGAAAAGATGCTTTATAA
- the rpsO gene encoding 30S ribosomal protein S15 codes for MALTKDSKKAIVEKFARFAGDTGSPEVQVAILTHEINELNEHLQTHIHDFHSKRGLFMKIGRRRNLLKYLREQDAQRYAALINELGLRR; via the coding sequence ATGGCACTGACAAAAGACAGTAAAAAAGCAATCGTTGAGAAATTTGCAAGATTCGCTGGCGACACTGGTTCACCAGAAGTACAAGTTGCAATCTTAACTCACGAAATCAATGAGCTAAATGAACATTTACAAACTCATATTCATGATTTCCATTCAAAACGTGGTTTATTCATGAAAATTGGTCGTAGACGTAATTTACTTAAGTACTTAAGAGAACAAGATGCTCAAAGATATGCTGCTTTAATTAATGAACTTGGTTTAAGAAGATAA
- a CDS encoding cyclic-di-AMP receptor, with protein MKMVIAVVSNDDANRVQKGLVKERIFATRLSTKGGFLREGNATFLIGVNDEKVPEVLDIIEKYSKTRSKIVPNAIVNEFGSFSTLPIEVSVGGATVFILNVDQFIKL; from the coding sequence ATGAAAATGGTTATAGCTGTTGTGTCCAATGATGATGCAAACAGAGTTCAAAAAGGTTTAGTTAAAGAGAGAATATTCGCAACTAGATTGTCAACTAAGGGTGGATTCCTTCGTGAAGGAAATGCAACATTCTTAATTGGTGTTAATGATGAAAAGGTACCTGAAGTATTAGACATTATTGAAAAATACTCTAAGACTCGCAGTAAAATTGTACCAAATGCTATCGTTAATGAATTCGGATCATTTAGTACTTTACCAATCGAAGTATCCGTTGGTGGAGCGACTGTGTTCATTTTAAATGTGGACCAATTTATTAAATTATAA
- a CDS encoding bifunctional riboflavin kinase/FAD synthetase, producing the protein MKTIHTTYESIKNNEPITLTIGNFDGLHIGHQNLIEKVKKFSDTKSAVMTFFPHPMSVITNKELPILMDISDKERALKMMHVDIFMVVEFTKAFSKLEKLEFIEWLKSLQVKRIVVGRDFKFGHKGSGSVDDLKQHFEVLVVEDLLYKDTRVSTTYIKLLLEQGDMKLARKLLNKSYSIHGEVIHGDKVGKMIGYPTANIDYKNHFLPKIGVYAVIVEIGDKTYLGCANLGHNPTINYSTTRRLEVFIMDYDGNLYEKEITVSFEYYLRDEIKYDKVEAMLEQIKKDVEQTYNLLKK; encoded by the coding sequence ATGAAAACAATACACACTACATATGAATCCATAAAAAATAATGAACCCATTACATTAACCATTGGTAATTTTGATGGGCTACATATAGGACATCAAAATCTTATTGAAAAGGTGAAAAAATTTAGTGACACTAAAAGTGCTGTCATGACATTTTTCCCTCATCCAATGAGTGTAATTACCAATAAAGAACTACCCATTCTAATGGATATATCTGATAAAGAACGTGCACTTAAAATGATGCATGTTGATATATTTATGGTTGTTGAATTTACAAAAGCATTCTCAAAATTAGAAAAGCTAGAATTTATAGAATGGTTAAAGTCACTTCAAGTCAAACGTATTGTTGTCGGTCGTGATTTCAAGTTTGGTCATAAAGGATCTGGAAGTGTTGATGATTTAAAACAACATTTTGAAGTACTTGTTGTAGAAGATTTACTTTATAAGGATACACGTGTTTCTACAACCTATATTAAGTTATTACTCGAGCAAGGTGATATGAAACTTGCTAGAAAACTACTTAATAAAAGTTATAGCATCCATGGTGAGGTCATTCATGGTGATAAGGTTGGTAAAATGATAGGGTATCCAACCGCTAATATAGACTATAAGAATCATTTTTTACCTAAGATAGGTGTATATGCTGTAATAGTAGAAATAGGTGATAAAACCTATTTAGGATGCGCCAATTTAGGTCATAACCCAACAATCAACTACTCAACAACAAGAAGATTAGAAGTGTTTATCATGGATTATGATGGTAATTTATATGAAAAAGAAATTACTGTTTCATTTGAATATTATTTAAGAGATGAAATCAAATATGATAAAGTAGAAGCGATGTTAGAACAAATCAAAAAAGATGTAGAACAAACTTACAACTTATTAAAAAAATAA
- the truB gene encoding tRNA pseudouridine(55) synthase TruB — protein sequence MNGIFLVNKKAGLTSHDIVYQIRKKFNIKKVGHTGTLDPFATGLLIILVGKATKLAFLFDELDKQYDGTIVLGKSYDTDDTTGEVINEAPVSFTEDDLKAILNRIVPTYKQIPPSYSAIKKAGVKAYEAARSGKPLDLPAREVSIYNFTYQINKQTIDFSTHVSKGTYIRSIARDIGLGLNTFGALSVLNRTNIDAYSQNMSKTVEDTELPDLIDHALLFEGVKKIVLNDYLIKLVKNGVVLDERQTTLNEPFIVQDEMGNYIAYYVPDNQQYKLKYLF from the coding sequence ATGAACGGTATATTTTTAGTCAATAAAAAAGCTGGGCTAACCAGCCATGATATTGTTTATCAAATTAGAAAGAAATTTAATATTAAAAAAGTAGGACATACAGGAACACTAGATCCTTTTGCTACCGGTTTATTAATTATTTTAGTCGGTAAAGCAACAAAGTTAGCCTTTCTATTTGATGAGCTTGATAAGCAATATGATGGTACCATTGTACTTGGTAAATCATATGATACAGATGACACCACAGGCGAAGTCATAAATGAAGCACCTGTATCATTTACAGAAGATGATTTAAAAGCTATTTTAAACCGTATAGTGCCTACTTATAAGCAAATACCTCCTAGCTATTCAGCAATCAAGAAAGCTGGTGTTAAAGCCTATGAGGCTGCAAGAAGTGGTAAGCCACTAGATCTTCCTGCTAGAGAAGTAAGTATTTATAATTTTACTTATCAAATAAATAAACAAACAATAGATTTTTCTACACATGTATCTAAGGGTACATACATTCGAAGTATCGCAAGAGATATCGGATTAGGATTAAATACCTTTGGTGCACTGTCGGTCTTAAATAGAACAAACATTGATGCATATAGCCAAAATATGTCAAAGACAGTTGAAGATACGGAACTACCTGACTTAATTGATCACGCTTTATTGTTTGAAGGTGTTAAGAAAATAGTCTTAAATGACTACTTAATTAAACTTGTTAAAAATGGTGTTGTATTAGATGAACGTCAAACCACCTTAAATGAACCATTTATTGTACAAGATGAAATGGGTAACTACATTGCATACTACGTACCTGATAATCAACAGTATAAATTGAAATATCTATTTTAA
- the trxA gene encoding thioredoxin: protein MQQYKGEDFKGLVSKDGLVLVDFFATWCGPCKMLMPVLEQISTENVGAQLIKLDIDEYRKEAIDNGIRAVPTLVLFKDGKEVSRASGYQPREKILSWIEEHK from the coding sequence ATGCAACAATATAAAGGTGAAGATTTTAAAGGTCTAGTGAGTAAAGATGGCCTTGTTTTAGTAGACTTTTTTGCTACATGGTGTGGACCTTGTAAAATGTTAATGCCTGTTTTAGAACAAATTAGCACTGAAAACGTTGGAGCACAATTGATTAAACTAGATATCGACGAATACAGAAAAGAAGCAATTGATAATGGTATTCGCGCTGTACCGACACTTGTATTATTTAAAGATGGTAAAGAAGTATCTAGAGCATCAGGTTATCAACCAAGAGAAAAAATTCTATCTTGGATAGAAGAACATAAATAA
- a CDS encoding endonuclease MutS2 — MYSTKALEFNLILDKIQDYAYSKAAVTAIKDTLPYNQIDEVSLNLHKSFELKQMIHTYGRLPFVKGFDIYLLITNLDKLDFLSIADFLMIRRFIHMEKSLENYFKSIDPIHIKHLEWIKTFKHSKSQLQHIDEIIKDDETIYDNASSTLKSIRHDLKSKERQLDKLLGEVLTRYQSYLNESIIVMRNGRYAIPIKEGYKNKVKGVIHDVSASKQTVYIEPEDIRQVTQDIEYLKSLEEQEIIQISIALTKKLKPFSTEFISHLDILVELDVLHAKTLYAIEIDATLPNLNSDGNIHLIDARHPLIAKETVVPIEISISNDRNVLMITGPNTGGKTVALKTLGLFTLMMQSGILVPLNKNSQMSVFDQIFADIGDEQSIQQSLSTFSSHLTKIKNMFDKLKGRALILLDELGSGTDPIEGVSLAIAIIDDLKSNKDNRIILTTHYSELKLYAYEHDDIYTASVAFDEVSLKPLYKIHLGIAGSSHALKIADRLGLPKRIINEAETLLSGRQTNLGKNIEKLNKEQALLEQEKEVLEEKSEALDKEIKMYQDKIRTFEKERDQMLQDIKFKATKEYDKLKQEALEVIDKLSKVDKLSTPDAAKLKGDLNKTVKKETKVKLEPLKIGDHVLVTNYGQDGVITKINKDEYVVSVGLFELPFKRHELSKMVVKPKKQEKVQTKYSGSNPSKAPTFELDLRGVRFEEVKELMDKAIDDALLSNTPYIRVIHGFGTGAVRKAVYDYIKKSRYIKSHRYGQEGEGLNGVTVITL; from the coding sequence ATGTATTCGACAAAAGCATTAGAATTTAATTTAATATTAGACAAAATACAAGACTACGCCTATTCAAAGGCCGCAGTAACCGCTATCAAGGATACTTTACCTTATAATCAAATAGATGAAGTCTCTTTAAATTTACACAAATCCTTTGAGTTGAAACAAATGATTCATACTTATGGTCGATTACCATTTGTAAAAGGTTTTGATATTTATCTGTTAATTACGAATTTAGATAAACTAGATTTCTTAAGCATAGCTGATTTTCTTATGATTAGACGCTTTATTCACATGGAAAAATCTTTAGAAAACTATTTTAAATCCATTGATCCAATCCATATCAAACATCTAGAATGGATAAAGACTTTTAAACATTCAAAATCACAACTTCAACATATAGATGAAATCATTAAAGATGATGAAACTATTTATGATAATGCTTCAAGTACGCTAAAGTCCATTAGACATGACTTAAAGTCTAAAGAAAGACAACTTGATAAATTATTAGGTGAAGTCCTAACACGTTATCAAAGTTATTTAAACGAGTCTATTATTGTAATGCGTAATGGACGTTACGCTATTCCAATTAAAGAGGGTTATAAAAATAAAGTTAAGGGTGTGATACATGATGTATCTGCCTCTAAACAAACAGTGTATATCGAACCAGAAGATATTAGACAAGTTACACAAGATATTGAATATTTAAAGAGTCTTGAAGAACAAGAAATAATTCAAATATCTATCGCGTTAACTAAAAAGTTAAAACCATTTAGCACTGAATTTATAAGTCATTTAGATATCTTGGTAGAACTAGATGTATTACACGCAAAAACCCTTTATGCGATAGAAATTGATGCAACCCTACCAAATCTAAATAGTGATGGGAACATTCACTTAATCGATGCTAGACATCCATTAATTGCTAAAGAAACTGTTGTACCTATTGAAATTAGTATTAGTAATGATCGTAATGTATTAATGATTACTGGTCCAAATACTGGAGGTAAAACAGTAGCACTAAAAACCTTAGGGTTATTTACTTTAATGATGCAATCAGGTATTTTAGTACCATTAAACAAAAACAGTCAGATGAGTGTCTTTGATCAAATATTTGCAGATATTGGTGATGAACAATCTATTCAACAATCCTTATCAACCTTTTCATCTCATTTAACAAAAATCAAAAATATGTTTGATAAGTTAAAAGGAAGAGCACTTATTTTACTAGATGAGTTAGGTAGTGGTACAGACCCAATTGAAGGGGTATCACTGGCTATTGCGATCATTGACGACCTCAAATCAAATAAAGACAACCGTATTATACTTACAACCCATTATTCTGAGTTAAAACTTTATGCATATGAACACGATGATATTTATACTGCAAGTGTTGCTTTTGATGAGGTGAGTTTAAAACCTTTATATAAAATACACTTAGGTATTGCAGGTTCATCACATGCATTAAAAATTGCCGATAGATTAGGCTTACCTAAACGAATTATTAATGAAGCTGAAACACTGTTAAGTGGTAGACAAACGAACCTTGGTAAAAATATTGAAAAACTAAATAAAGAACAAGCTTTATTGGAACAAGAAAAAGAAGTACTTGAAGAAAAGTCAGAGGCACTTGATAAAGAAATTAAGATGTATCAAGATAAGATTAGAACGTTTGAAAAAGAGCGCGATCAAATGCTTCAAGATATTAAATTTAAAGCAACTAAAGAATATGACAAATTAAAACAAGAAGCCTTAGAAGTCATTGATAAATTATCTAAAGTAGATAAATTATCAACACCAGATGCGGCTAAACTTAAAGGTGACTTAAACAAAACAGTTAAAAAAGAAACTAAGGTTAAGCTTGAACCACTTAAGATAGGTGATCATGTCTTAGTGACTAATTATGGCCAAGATGGTGTCATCACCAAAATCAACAAAGATGAGTATGTCGTATCTGTTGGCTTATTTGAATTACCCTTTAAACGTCATGAACTATCAAAGATGGTTGTTAAACCTAAGAAACAAGAAAAAGTCCAAACAAAATATAGTGGATCAAACCCTTCTAAAGCACCTACTTTTGAACTTGATTTAAGAGGTGTACGCTTTGAAGAAGTTAAAGAACTTATGGATAAGGCGATAGATGATGCATTATTGTCCAATACACCTTATATTAGAGTGATTCATGGTTTTGGTACTGGTGCAGTTAGAAAAGCCGTTTATGACTATATTAAGAAGTCTAGATACATAAAATCCCATAGATATGGGCAAGAAGGCGAAGGTTTAAATGGTGTTACTGTGATAACACTTTAA
- the rnhC gene encoding ribonuclease HIII codes for MRNYTISLSSDQLVLLKQFYSNYLLKVEQPYVFFVAHHNDTRISAFKSGKVVLQGEEINPELVAIKSFLNITNYAAIGSDEVGTGDALGPVVVCSAYASIEDIEFLEKLGVKDSKSMTNKEIVKLGPVIANRLTHSIVILTPEKFNEQTQKGLNLNKIKALLHNHMIIKTTSKVEAAVPVILDQFCLPTHYFNYLKDEKLVYRDVEFYTKAESVHLSVAAASIIARYAFLVKMHQYSKKLNMKLKLGASKEVDVQIKEIYDTHGLDGLNKIAKMNFKNVTKQNLT; via the coding sequence TTGAGAAATTATACAATTAGCTTATCTAGCGACCAGCTAGTTTTGCTTAAACAATTTTATAGCAATTATTTATTAAAAGTGGAGCAGCCATATGTTTTTTTTGTTGCTCATCATAATGATACACGTATTAGTGCATTTAAATCAGGTAAAGTTGTACTTCAAGGTGAAGAAATTAATCCTGAATTAGTAGCAATTAAATCTTTTTTAAATATAACTAATTATGCTGCAATCGGTTCTGATGAAGTTGGTACAGGTGATGCTTTAGGTCCAGTGGTTGTATGTAGTGCATATGCCTCTATTGAAGATATCGAATTCCTAGAAAAACTAGGTGTTAAAGATTCTAAATCTATGACTAATAAAGAAATCGTTAAACTAGGTCCTGTCATTGCAAATCGATTAACACACTCTATTGTGATATTAACCCCCGAGAAGTTTAATGAACAAACTCAGAAGGGTTTGAACTTAAACAAAATTAAAGCGCTCTTACATAATCATATGATTATTAAGACAACTTCAAAAGTTGAAGCTGCAGTGCCTGTAATTTTAGATCAATTTTGTTTACCAACACATTACTTTAACTACCTAAAGGATGAAAAGTTAGTGTACCGTGATGTTGAGTTTTACACCAAAGCAGAGTCTGTACATTTAAGTGTAGCTGCTGCTTCAATTATTGCACGTTATGCATTCTTAGTTAAAATGCATCAATACTCCAAGAAATTAAATATGAAATTAAAACTTGGTGCTAGTAAAGAAGTCGATGTTCAAATTAAAGAAATATATGACACGCATGGTTTAGATGGGCTAAATAAAATAGCCAAGATGAACTTTAAGAATGTCACAAAACAAAATTTAACCTAA
- a CDS encoding RluA family pseudouridine synthase yields the protein MKFKITEQTDSRLDHFLVASTELNRSQITTLIKDGLVMVNGLTTKAGYKLKNSDEITLNLEAKEETNPLKPKNIDLNIVYEDDDIMVINKPKGLVVHPSETFSETTLVSGLLHHTDTLSTHNDDPLRPGILHRIDKDTSGLILVAKTNEAHKILAQDLKSHDIKREYIALVEGVLDHNKGVIDAPIARHPKIRTKMAVVATGKPAITHFEVMRTFRDHTLLHCKLETGRTHQIRVHLAYIKHPVTGDPLYGTKAKILKDGQLLHAFRLEFVHPITKKVMMLEAPLPPEFESYLVTLG from the coding sequence ATGAAATTTAAAATTACAGAACAAACAGATAGTCGTCTTGACCACTTCTTAGTAGCATCAACTGAGCTTAATAGAAGTCAAATTACTACACTTATCAAAGATGGTCTTGTCATGGTTAATGGTTTAACTACTAAAGCTGGTTATAAGCTGAAAAATAGTGATGAAATTACTCTAAACCTTGAGGCTAAAGAAGAAACAAATCCACTAAAACCTAAAAATATCGATTTAAATATCGTTTATGAAGATGATGATATTATGGTTATTAATAAACCTAAAGGATTGGTGGTTCACCCTTCTGAAACCTTTAGTGAAACAACCTTAGTGTCTGGTTTGTTACACCACACAGATACACTATCTACACACAATGATGACCCTTTAAGACCAGGTATCCTACATCGCATTGATAAAGATACATCAGGCCTTATATTGGTTGCTAAAACTAACGAAGCACACAAAATATTAGCCCAAGATTTAAAATCACATGACATCAAACGTGAATATATTGCACTTGTTGAAGGTGTTTTAGATCATAATAAAGGTGTGATTGATGCACCAATTGCAAGACATCCCAAAATTCGTACAAAAATGGCTGTTGTAGCAACAGGTAAACCAGCAATTACACACTTTGAAGTGATGAGAACATTTAGAGATCATACATTACTTCATTGTAAATTAGAAACAGGTAGAACACATCAAATACGTGTTCATTTAGCATATATTAAACATCCAGTTACTGGAGATCCGTTATATGGTACAAAAGCTAAAATATTAAAAGATGGTCAGTTATTACATGCATTTAGATTAGAATTTGTGCATCCAATAACAAAAAAAGTAATGATGCTTGAAGCACCATTACCACCTGAATTTGAAAGTTATCTAGTTACCTTAGGTTAA
- the lspA gene encoding signal peptidase II: protein MILSYIIMAVLILVDVILKQIFSNMYAAGSIVSVIDNTLYVGYVQNTGASFGLLQGQQFLFFIITLFALVLFGYFFSKSDWKTKKVYTIAFILLISGTLGNAIDRVLFGYVIDYVQMPFLPIVGGTIFNFADVLLNAGVVLLLIDILILDTLRQKKIKKDTQNEI, encoded by the coding sequence ATGATTTTATCGTATATCATTATGGCAGTACTTATCTTAGTAGATGTCATACTTAAACAAATATTTTCAAATATGTATGCAGCTGGAAGTATTGTATCTGTAATAGATAATACGCTATATGTAGGCTATGTACAAAATACTGGAGCCTCCTTTGGGTTACTTCAAGGACAACAATTTTTATTTTTCATCATTACCTTGTTTGCTTTAGTATTATTTGGATATTTTTTCTCAAAATCAGATTGGAAAACAAAGAAAGTTTATACGATTGCTTTTATATTACTGATTAGTGGTACATTAGGCAATGCAATCGACCGCGTATTATTTGGTTATGTCATTGACTATGTTCAAATGCCATTTCTTCCAATTGTGGGTGGAACAATATTCAATTTTGCAGACGTACTATTAAATGCTGGTGTTGTTTTACTACTGATTGATATATTAATACTAGACACACTAAGACAGAAAAAGATAAAGAAGGATACACAAAATGAAATTTAA